AGTGGATGGTTTCCTTGTGTAGTTTGTAAGTTGGGGCTAAGAGTTCACCTTCAGTGGACCTTTATCTGTGGACAGCTTGTGTAGCCCAGTTGAGGGCAAGTACCTCCAAAACAGGTTACGTTTGCTTTGCCGGTCACCTCAGCTCCTTACCTGGGATCACTATGTTAATTCTTAGATTGGGGTTCCTAGTTCAAGTGgatagaatacatttttttaaagcccacATGAGACTAGATCCTATTTATTGGCGTCATAATATTAACTTGATTATAATTTGTTTCCACCCACTAGGATGTCAGCTCCAGCCTTTGTCTCTCTGATTTTGGGCTCTACTCCTCTATCTGCCTACAGCAGAATTTTaaacacagtaggcactcagaaagtatttgttgaaagagAGAATTAAAGGATGCCCACTTCGCAGTgtgttgtgaagaataaatggGGTGTCAGTTAGAACTGTGTTtgcccaattaaaaattgggttTCTTGTCTCATATAACAGGCAGATGATGTTGGGGGTTCTGTGACTGAGTGATTTCAATGACTCTGCAAGTTTCTTGGCCTTTGTCTTAGGGTTGCAAGATGGTTACTGTAGCTCCAGGCATCACATCCACATTCAAGGCAGAAGGAAGTAGAAGAAAGTAAGAGTAAAGGGGGAACATCCCTGACATTTTTCCTTATCGTGTAGGTAACATTTTCCTAGAAGTCTAACAGCAAATTTCTGCTTTGGTCTCATTTGCTAGAAATGGGGCGCATGGGCATCCAGAAGAAAGGGGACTTGGAAAGTGAgcatttcccttatctatagacTCCATAGgtaggtgagggagggagggagaggactggggacaCAGGTGTGCCATCTGCCCCAGATGAGCTTTtatctgtgtgcgtgtgtgtataacAAAGCATTGAGAGCAGAACAAGCCCTCAGAAAGGGGACACCTATTtccataataattataattttatcatttaaagctttataGTCTCTGTGATCCTGTTGGCATCCGATTTGGATTCTGGAGCCCACAGGCTCTGAGGCATCCATACCCCAGTGATCTCCCTCCCCTCGCCCCTTGTTCTATTCAGAGTActgaagccctttaaaaaaaaaaacacacactacATTTTCCAATGTCAGCTACTTCCTGCTCTCATTAACTCCATCCTCAGTGACTTAGCCAGACTCTGCTCCTGGCCTGAAGCAGAGAGCAGACTGTCCAAATCAAAGGTCCCTCAGGCCCGTCACCAGGTCAGCATCAAGGTCTCTCCCAAGGACGCTGAGATGAAAACAGCAGAAGAGCCAACCTCAAGTCTTGGGCAGACCCTGGAGTGGCTGAGAAAGGAGCTGGTAagtctttacatttctttttacctGGTGCTTTCACACCATATATTCCAAGGCTCCCTGGCTCCCCACTCCCAGGTGCCCCCTAGGCTGGGGCAGAGCTTCAGGCTGGGGTATAGGCCCTGCAGGCACCCCTCTGGGACCAGCCACACAGTGCACAATCACCACCTCAGGTGCTGGGATAAGTAGGTCGTGGCCTACATAGGAGGCTCTGGGTACGGTACTTGCCTGACTGGTTTTAGAATTACACTGAGTCCTGGTATGTGCCCAGCtctgcagctgtgtgacctctagCAAGTGGCTTTACCTCTTTGAACTTCAGTCTCCttattgtaaaatggggataaccatAGTACCAGTACCACAAGGGTTATTGTAAGAATTTGGTGAGGAGATGGTGTAATTCACTTAGTGCCTGCGTTGGCTGTTACAATCCTGACCCAGCTGGATATGGAGTACATCAGCTGTCTTAGCCTGGGTCTTCTAGAAAGCAGAGTCTTGCAAGGGTTGGGATATTAACCGTTTATTTGGAGGTACAAGcccagagtggtgagagtgagggAAATAGGGAGTGGAGGCAAAGGCCGATGCTATTTGAGGAGGTGCCTTGCGTTACCAAGCTGGCTGCCACTTAGAAAGGAGCCCTAAGGAGGCCCAGAGGTCCTCTCAGCAGCCGGTTTACCTGGCTGCGGGATTCTCTGCAGGGGTTGAAGGAGGATCTGCACCCTGggggagagaagaagaggaagtttATCTGCCCAGCTCACTCCTGTCTCCCATTTCCTGTCTGTAAGACTCCACCCCATGGGGCACTAACTCACCTGAACTTGTGAGCTGTGTCACCTTATGTCTCTCCTTGTGATGTTTTCTCCAAGTCCAAAAACAGAAGGGAGCCCCAAAGTATGTGGGGACACCAgcccagagagagaaggaggtggTCTGGGGAACTACAGAAGGCACCCAAAGTTTGTATTCCAATAACTCCAGCTTCTTCTTctggggagggacagagagggtTGTCCAAAAATGACCTGTCTGGGTTGCCAGGCAACGGACTAGCTGGGAACCAACCCTGTCCTCACCTCGGTGGGAGGGGCTGACCCAGTAGGGCTTCTCATGGGCCCAGGGGACTCCAGCAGCAGGAACTGCAGCCACTTACAGTCCTCAGGGATCTAGAGGCTGGGTGGCAGCCCCACCCCGTGCTCCCCCTAAACACTAGGCACTACGCTGGGACTGATTAGTACCTGAACCCAAAGTGCCAGCTTCCACTTGATAAAGTACCTCTCTTCTCTCTACCCATGAGGAGGGAGAACaggtaggggtggggggaagcctaCCCAGGGCACAGCCTCCCGGGGCCAAATGGCCTCTGCCTCCACATATGACAAGAGATGAGCCTTGAGTCTCCACTTGCTGGTCCCTGACTTGCAAATTTCTCAGTCAAGTGTGTTTTTAACCTCCATCACAGGGAATTTACATGACATCACAAGGGCTCCCCTGTGGAGCCCAGCTAAGAAGCCCTGCTTGACCATCAGTGAAGTATGTCAGTCACTTTATGCAGCAGAAAGAACAAGTCAGTAACCCCAGCAGCTACCACTGATGAGCACTGATGAAAGTCTGgtgctctccctcctttcctgggaTTATATAAGCCCCCCAAAGTCCTGGTGGGATCTAAAACAGGGAGAGAGCCTTGAAAGGCAAGTAATTTGCTTTCTagtttgcaaatgaagaaactgaggcttcggTGGACATGGCTTCTATGAGGCTGTGGGCTTGTCTCCAATGAGACAATGATAGGAGCAGGCTTTCTGGGGGAACATCCAGCACTCTGGCCGCCCCCTCACAGACTCCTTCTTTCTCCTAGGCTGAGATGCAGGTCCAAGACCAGAGACTTCTGCTCACGCTGAAGCATCTTCACAGTGTCCTGCAGGAGCTGCGTGCAGAGAGTGCCCACTGGGAGGATGCCAGATCCAGTGGCGGAGCCTCCCCCATCAGACCTCGGGCAGGCTCTGAAGGCAGGAACCACCAGCCCTTTTCCTCCAGGGGCCTGGCCCAGCTTCTCCAAGGGGCAGACAGCAGACGAAGCTCCCTCCCTTAACAGGCCAGAGATGACCCTGACTTTAAACCCTCCCCCCACTAGTCTAAACTTTGATTGTGATGAGAGCGAGCACTGGAATGGGAGTCAGGAAGGCCGGTCTCTGGGTTCACCCCTGCCCTCATTCACTGTGTGTCCCTGGACCTGTCACTCAGCTTCTCTGTGTCACTCTTTCCTCTCCTGTCACTTCTCAGGGTTTTTACACAAATGAAGTATCAGATGTGAACACATTTGGAAAACGCAAACATGTTACATGGCTTCTGGCAAGCACCATGGTGGTAATCCTATTCTTAGGAATTTCCCACAAGGTGATTGTTAAAACGAAGAAAGAGCTCAGTGTGCCTGGATGTTTATCTAGTGTTGCCATGGCAAAAATACAGAACCCCGTGCAGTGACTTGATGGTTGTTTTCTGTCTTCCCAGCAGGCCTTCTTATTCCCCTTTATCTGAAAGAAACAGGCCCTACAACCAGCCTGGCCATAAGGATGGGCATGTAACCAGGCCTGGCCAGTTACAATTCATGGTCATCCTAACAACATGATTGGTCCAATGAGTGGACATGTGGCTCAACAGAGCCATCACAGCCCTTCTCTGGGATTGCCCTCTTGATTCTTGTTCTACTGCGGTCACAAACCTGGGGGTGCCAGTGGCCATGACTCCTGTCAGGTGAGGGAGACCTGCTGGCAGTAGGAAAGAAAGAGGCTAATCTtcaaagagaagcagagagaggacCACACAAGAGATGGGCAGAGAGGAAGGGTGCTGGCTCTTTTTAGTCCCTGGTTTCAGACCCTAATTCTGTGAGTTACTCCTGCTGTCTTGCCAGAGCAGAAGCCAGTAGAttctaccaccaccacccacaaAGGCACACACCAGTTTGTTTTTGCTTAAGCTGATTTGAATAAGGTTTCCCTTACTTGCAACCAAAATAGTCCGGATGgtcaaagaagcaaagaagagaaatcaagaaaaaaaatggcatttcTGACAACCGAGTTTGGCAGGCAGGAAACAAGGTGTATGTTGTGGCAGAACCCTCAATTCTTTGGGGTGTGGGAGTCAtaactttgaaaaattatatCTGCCTATAAGAAAGATATAAATGGAACAGGTGAAAATAAAGTCCTGGTGTTAACATGGTCCGATTATCGTCaggcctttttatttttgaaaatcttcTTGCATGTTGCTAGGATATTGCTTTTAATGGCCTTGAAAAAGTAAATCCATTGCATACAGAGGCAAAGGGTGGGAGGGTTGCATTATATGTACTATGGTTATGGTCAGACTAATCTGGGGTTTCTCTATATTTGATAATACAAAAAAATAGTTCTCCATCAATggctgaaaggataaacaaaatgtgatatatacatgaaatggaatatcattcagccttgaaaaggaagttAATCCCGGCACATGCCACAAGATGGATGGACTTTGAAGACGTTGTGCTAAGTGgagtaagccagtcacaaaaggacgagatacctagaggagtcaaattcatGGCGACAGAAAGTAGTTCTGGTTGTCAGGAGTTTgggggcagggggttggggggtcATTTAAGGGGTGCAGAGTTTCAGTGTTGCAAGATGGCAAAAGTTCTGtggatgggtggtggtgatggtagtatagcaacgtgaatgtacttgatgcactatatactttaaaatggttaaaatggtaatatttatcatatgttatattttaccacaattaaaaataaatactttaaaattttaaattacctgCTCTGTGATGCTGGGGCTGGAGCCCCACAAACCCTATTTCTGCATTACTAGCTGCTCCAGGTTAGACTTTGCCAATAAGCAGGGTGGGGCTAGAGGGACACCACagggctggaggagagagaaaagacttGCTTCTTCATCTTTGTTCTTTGTAGGTTCCTGTGGCCTTCCTACTCTCATGAACGTCACCCAGTAATGCTCCTTCACCTCAAAGCAGCAATTCCTCCCTGTGGCACCAGCCAGAACCCCCTTCTCAAGGCTGTAGGTGccagccctcccttcccccaacctcaGAGACACCAGCTCCAGATGGCCAGCATCCCCTCCCCCGAAGTCTCAGTTCTTGTCCTCCCTGgctcctctctgctctctgagACTTGAGCCCAGCTGAGCAGAGCTCCCTTCTCAGGTGCCTGAAGTGGAGCTCTGCAAGGCTGAAAGCTTTAATAATTTCAGTCTCCTCTCTTTGCTCCCTCAGCCCTGGGAGTGGTAGATGCTTCCTGCAAGTGCTGCCTTCAttctaagagttctttttataacCTTTCGGTCATCCAGTTAACAACTTTATACCTAGTTagcaattctttatattaaattctctctgttaaaaCAATCAGTTTTTGGCTATAATTACCAATGCTGCTGTGATCACTTTTGCTCATGTGCCCTGGTGCACAAGCCTAGTGCCCCTAGGATATACAGGTTTTCTCCCACTAACTGAAAGTAAAGCATTCCTATGGGACCTTTCACAAGCCCAAATTGGGTACagtgaagaagcaattacctcaggacacatcttgctaaaaGAGGCCcaaaataaattgagataaagcacagatgctcataGACACAGGTCAAAGCCAGGTCAAAGCTATGGTGGCTTGGTGCAGAAATGCTGAGTGCCGCTCCTGGGGAAGTAGCTTGGCGGTGCCACTCCCCCCCAGGGTGTTTGCTGCCTCTGTAACGGCTCACCCCAGATCAAACGCTGAACACCATTTTCACTtttcacctgtttttgtaaaagtgaaaatcaTCTTTGGCTTTCTTTCAGTTCATGAAAACAGGTAGTAATGTAGCTCTTTCATGAAAGCAAAGTGGCATAAAGTGAGCTTTCAAAAAACAACGGATACCTGTAGAGCAAAGAGTTGAACTGGAAGTATGTGTGTGAATACTCAAGTTTACAAGAAGCgtgttttccaaagtggggtATTCACTTAAACTCCCACAAGCCGTGTccaagagttcctgttgctcaacattctcgccaacacttggtattatcagtcttcttaatttttgccaatatAATGAGTGCAAAATGGTATTACACTGTGATCTTAACTTGCATATTCCTACAAATGTGGTGGTTAACCTGAGTTTTAATTCCACCTCCACCATTTACTTACTTTTTGATCTTAGATgaattactcaacctctctgagcctcatctgtaaaagaaggGATAATAATgtctacctcataggattattatttatattgtataGGAGAATGCATATAGCTCACTTTACACAGCACTGAGCATTGTAAAGGCTAATAAATGACAGCTTGTTATTATTGCTGTGTAATCACAAATATAATGATTTCTGAAACTATGACTATTACAAGTAGACAAGCTTGCTAGCAACCATCATTAGGAGAGATATCTGCCTGGCCATGCAAAGTAACAATGACATTGGTTTTCCATGCCCAATGCCAACAACCAGCACCCTCTGCCTCGCCCAGCTTCCCACAGCTGGGCGCCCAGACCAAAAACATCTGCCAATCCCCCCTCTACCAATCTGCAAAGATAAACCTGACCCTCTGCTTGGGTATGTGTTGTTCTCCAGACCCCACCTCTGGAACCAATGTTCAGTTCCTGATCCCAGGTCAGAACAAGCTCAGTCTGAGCCCAGATGCTGGGGGACAAGGGGGTTGGGGTGGCAATGACATCCTCAGTGTCGGTTCCTCGAGGGCTGGGTTATAGATCACGTTCATCACGAGAGCAAGTGAGCACTAGAGGGAGCCTGTGGATCATGGTCACAAAGGAAAATCTGGGGTTTTCTCTGCTGAGGCAGCAAAAACAGGACTGTATACCCAAGCCTCCCATCCAAGAGTGAGGAGAGAAGGGGACACAGGTGGGGAAAGGACTGATGGGGGTCAGAAGCTAAAAAATTAGGAGCAGAAGAAGAACAGTTCAAGATGTGATACCTATTGTCAGGGCCGGCAGTTCAGGACTCACCCTGTGACTAACCAGAAAGGATCAGAGGCTCACTTTTACCTGGGGCCAGCGTCCAGCCCTGGGCCAGGCTTGATGTCTTACAGTGCCCAAGTGTTCTGGCAGGTGTGTAACAAAATGCTCCcaaacttaaaacaaaaacagtcacTTTATTATTGCAACAACCATTCATCATTGCAGTAAAATCACACTTCCCACGGTTCTGGGGATTGACTGGgttcagctgggtggttcttgcTTTTGGTCTCTCAAGTGGCTGCAGTCAGATGGTGTCCAGCTTGATTCATCTCAAAGGCTTATTCACATGTCTGGCAGTGGACGCTGGCTGTTACCTGGGACCTTAGCTGATGCTGTCACCTGAAACACCTACCCATGACTCCTCCCTGTGGCCTGGGCTACCTCATAGCATAGTGGCTGGTGCCAAGAACAAGCATCTGAAGAGAGCCAAGAGGAAGCTGTATAGCCTTTATGACTCAGTCTTGGAGGTCACACAGTGTCACATCCATTGCATCTTATGCAGCAGAAGCCAGGCACCAAGGCCAGCTCACATTCAAGGGGAAGAGAATTAGaccacctcttgatgggaggagcaTCAAAGAACTTGCAGACATGTTTTAAAGCCACCACACCATGTAAGACTGGATGGGTTTCCAGTGTGGCACATCAGCTGCAAGGAATAGGCACCGACACTTTGTAACCTCAGGCAGAGTGAAAAGACAGAATCTCATCAAAATCTACGGGCAGGAACTCCAGGAGGTGAAGGGTAGGTCTGGATCTACAAGAGTTCACTCCATCACTCCAGCATTACTGTGTTTCAGTGTGCTACTGAGAGGTGGGctcagctctgctgctgtgaCAAACGAACTCAAGGCCTCAACACAACCAAGGTCCATTCCTGGCTCACACTACATGTCCTATGGCTCTATTATGGGTGGGGGGGGCTCCTGCTCGGGGACCCAGCCACCATCTGTGCTGTCACCAGATGCTACAGCAGGGAAGATACATAAGGAGAGTCACACACTGTCTCTTCCACACTTTAGCCAGGCAGTGAAATGTGTCCCTTCTGCCCACAGCCCATTGGCTAGAGTTAGTCACGTGGTCTGTCCCAGCGTGGGGGCTGGGAAATGTGAGGAGTGGATGGAGAGTCTGGTGAGCACCCCCATGTCAGACACATCCTCCATTCTCTCTCAACAGACCAGCTTCCTCAGCGTGTCAGAGTGGGTCCTCATCAGTCTCCACCACTGTGCGCACTAAGAGTGCGGACCCCCAGGCCCACCCATGCCTGCTGAACCAGAGCCTCTGAATTGGGGTCGGGGGATTGAGTTTCCACAGCCCCCACTCCCCCAAGGGAAGTCTGAGAACCGGGTCCGGGGGCTGTTCTGCCATCTGTCCTAGCTCctagcttcagtttcctttaacTATGTCTGGGCtttactttgtcttctttctgCATATTTTCATTGTCCACTCCCACTGCTAAAGATAGCACTCTCCTGCTATTTCTCTCTGTCAAAGTCTAGAGAGAGgtctaaaaacaacaaatgctggagagggtgtagaggaaagggaaccctcttgcactgttggtgggaatgtaaattgatacagccactatggagaacagtatggaggttccttacaaaactaaaaatagaattaccatatgatccagcaatcccactactgggcatatacccagagaaaaccataattcaaaaagacacatgaaccccaaatttcactgcagcactatttacaatagccaggtcatggaagcaacctaaatgcccattgacagatgaatggataaggaagatgtggtacgtaaatacaatggaatattactcagccataaaaaggaatgaaaatgggtcatttgtagagatgtggatgaatctatagactcatacagagtgaagtaagttagaaagagaaaaacaaatatcatatatatgtggaacctagatatatgttccatatatatatatggaacacatatatgtggaacctagaaaaatggtacagatgaactggtttgcagggcagaaatagagacacagatgtagagaacaaatgtatggacaccaaggggggtaaGCGGCGGGGTGGTGgttgtggtggtgtgatgaattgggcaattgggattgacatgtaaacgctgatgtgtataaaattgatgactaataagaacctgctgtataaaaaaataaataaaataaaattttaaaaaaagtttagagAGAGGGAATCTGATGGATCAGCTCAGCCTTTGACATCTGAACACATCATAGGTGGTTGGTATAAGGTAGGTTTgttttctcctccccctcctcttcttctacctcttctccttcatcatcatcataaatACACAGGTAATACAATGCAATGATTAAGAGTGAGGGCCTTGACACCAggctgtctgggtttgaatcccaggtctgctacttattagctctgtgacgTTAAGCAAATAACATAACTTTTCTTGCCTCTCTTTGCTCCTCCATGAAGCAGGGATACAACAGAAATTACCTCATACAGCTATTGAGCAAATGCAGTGAGTCAACATGGTCCTGGCACATCAATCTTagctattataattaataataacagctaccatTTTAAAGCTCAGGATAGTGTAGCGGCTGTAAGTACAGCCTGTAGCCTCACTGCCAgtctttgaatcccagctctaccatttactCATTGTGTGGGCTTGGGCAAGTCATTaaactccctgtgcctcagtttcaccatctatagaatgggaataataatataccTACCTCCTGAGGATGATGTGAAGAacaatgagttaatacatgcaaaACGTGATTGGAacaaagatggtggagtagaaggacgtgttctcgctccctcttgcaagagcaccaggaTTCACAACTAgatgctggacaatcatcaacaggaagacactagaactcaccaaaaaagataccccacatccaaggacaaaggagaaaccacagtgagacagtaggaggggcacaaccacagtaaaatcaagtcccataactgctgggttggtgactcacagactggagaacacttataccacagaagttcacccactggagtgaaggttctgagccccacatcaggcttcccaacctgggggtccggcaacaggaggatgaattcctagagaatcagactttgaagcctagtgggaattgattgcaggacttcgacaggactgggggaaacagagactccacacttggagggcacacacaaagtggtgtgcacattgggacccaggggagaatgaaccacacctacctgctagtgttggagggtctcctgcagaggaggggggtggctgtggcccaccgtggggacaaggacactggcagcagaacttctgggaagtactccttggcgtgagccctccagGAGTcgccattagctccaccaaagagcccaggtaggctccagtgtcgggttgcctcaggccaaacaatcaaacaaacaacctgggTGGGGAACCCAGCCCATCAGCAGTCAaccggattaaagttttactgagctccgcccaccagagcaacagtcagctctacccaccaccagtccctcccatcaggaaacttgcataagcctcttagatagcctcatccaccagagggcagacagcagaagcaagaagaactacaatcctgcagcctgtggataaaaaaccacattcacagaaagatagacaagatgaaaaggcagagggagggacagatgaaggaacaagataccagatgaaggaacaagataaacccccagaaaaacaactaaatgaaatggagataggcaaccttccagaaaaagaattcagaataatgatagtgaagatgatccaggacctcggaaaaagaatggaggcaaagatcgggaagatgcaagaaatgtttaacaaagatctagaagaattaaagaacaaacaaacagagatgaacaatacaataactaaatgaaaactacactggaaggaatcaatagcagaataactgaggcagaagaacggataagtgacctggaagacagaatggtggaattcactgctgcagaacaaaataaagaaaaaggaatgtaaagaaatgaagacagcctaagagacctctgggaaaacattaaatgcaacaacattcgcattataggggtcccagaaggagaagagagagagaaaggaccagagaaaatgtttgaagagattatagtcgaaaacttccctaacatgggaaaggaaatagccacccaagtccaggaagtgcagagagtcccatacaggataaacccaaggagaaacacactgagacacatagtaatcaaactagcaaaattgaagacaaagaaaaattattaaaagcagcaagggaaaaacgacaaataacatgcaagggaactcccataaggttaacagctgatttctcagcagaaactgtacaagccagaagggagtggcatgatatacttaaagtgatgaaagggaagaacctacaaccaaaattactctacctggcaaggatctcattcagatttgatggagaaatcaaaagctttacagacaagcaaaagctaagagaattcagcaccaccaaaccagctctacaacaaatgctaaaggaacttctctaagtgagaaacacaagagaagaaaggacctacaaaaacaaaccccccaaaattaagaaaatggtcataggaacacacatatcaataactaccctAAAAgcgaatggattaaatgctccaaacaaaagacacaggcttgctgaatggatacaaaaacaagacccatatatatgctgtctacaagagacccacttcagagcgAGGGACACAttcacactgaaagtgaggggatggaaaaagatattccatgcaaatggaaattaaaagaaagctggagtagcaatactcataccagataaaatagactataaaataaagaatgttacaagagacaagtaaggacactacataatgaacaggggatcaatccaagaagaagatataacaattataaatatatatgcacccaacataagagcacctcaaaacataaggcaactgctaacaactataaaagaggaaattgacagtaacacaataatagtggggggctttaacacctcacttacaccaatggacagatcatccaaaatgaaaataaataaggaaacaaaagctttaaatgacacaatagaccagatagatttaattgatatttataggacattccatccaaaagcagcagattacacttctcaAGTGCGCCCGGAACATTCTTCAGGGTAGATTACatcttgcgtcacaaatcaagcttcagtaaatttaaagaattgaaatcatatcaagcatcttttctgaccacaacgctatgagattagaaatgaattacagggaaaaaaatgtaaaaaacacaaacacatggaggctaaacactacattactaaataaccaagagatcagtgaagaaatcaaagaggaaatcaaaaaatatctagagacaaatgacaatgaaaatatgacaatccaaaacctatgggatgcagcaaaagcagttctaagagggaagtttatagctatacaagcctacctcaagaaacaagaaaaatctcaaataaacaatctaaccttacacctaaaggaactagagaaagaagaataaacaaaacccaaagttagcagaaggaaagaaatcataaagatcagagcagaaataaatgaaatagaaaataaggaaacaatagcaaagatcaataaaactaaaagctggttctttgagaagataaacaatattgataaaccattagccagactcatcaagaaaaagagggagagtacttaaatcaataaaattagaaatgaaaaaggagaatttacaacagacactgc
The sequence above is a segment of the Orcinus orca chromosome 16, mOrcOrc1.1, whole genome shotgun sequence genome. Coding sequences within it:
- the C16H20orf202 gene encoding uncharacterized protein C20orf202 homolog, yielding MKTAEEPTSSLGQTLEWLRKELAEMQVQDQRLLLTLKHLHSVLQELRAESAHWEDARSSGGASPIRPRAGSEGRNHQPFSSRGLAQLLQGADSRRSSLP